A window from Sphingobacterium hotanense encodes these proteins:
- a CDS encoding outer membrane beta-barrel protein — protein MHNLYYILTVLMVCLSVSPKLLAQEGARSIEGLVVDTIGMGLKGVSVRLSSTADTIVVTTNANGFYRINKIKGEHISVTYSMLGHQIVKKTFPANRFIDQIFAPKVTLHPQANLIPEVRVMKYIPIVNKGDTIQFNMKAFSFPQRSLLEEALKNIPGFQVLRDGTPFYNGQIITGVQVDGRKFFGGDVLTATRNLPTEFVKQIEVINDYGTASAEKGIKNTEPEKIINIILEDNKKKITFGQGTLGGGTRERYLGSLGINKFNDGQEISVVGSLNNTNTSLFAFGSPNGAGGRATSLGEFGDYADQSDGLNKLGSVGVSFSDNWGKDIQISGGYNYQSRHNLTEGNSLLTSSYSNFKIHKKEDYSTTTLDNYHKLFFEINSKFKNQDIFKIKPTITYNRTFVDNNKYTTRQNYRVSESGEQKDSSVNSTPTAEVLMFYSKYFKKPGRKLVGDFRFNFQTIGKDERVTESYVIYDTTSVNPSISMFEQEQIVDARNDLNTIKSSVSYVEPFFKHSLLEVSYDIDITDIEARRMVRKEPFEIIDSLGVEYAYQFRSFKTGLNYQYEPNNRFRVNLGFAVQPLSLDGKVKGDSATYNYSNVNLIPTTNVRYKVNDELDLQFSYLGKNNQPNFLHISPVRDNSNSRNIIVGNPALKAEFYNKISTSLRKFVTNRGQYFETSFAYTFINNKIVSTKKSVSKESTIQETSFENTNGYYDVRWNYLFNTPVINDNFQLDLNGDVEYYNNLSFIDTRKSTTRQLLFNQNLQFRYNWNEYFESVFNTNYFLNRAIYELPYRNKIAAHSFLLSLGGKGYISNKFVLGAEMSQRFYNGYVSELSDVNPTIINTYLEYTFMKNNLALLRLQCFDLLDQNKNVGVLTEYAGNDVFESRNNRLGRYLMLTLNIRLQSYPNKK, from the coding sequence GTGCATAATCTTTATTATATCTTGACCGTGTTGATGGTCTGCCTTTCGGTCTCTCCGAAGCTGCTTGCGCAAGAAGGCGCCAGAAGCATTGAAGGGTTGGTGGTAGATACTATTGGTATGGGCTTGAAAGGGGTTTCAGTGCGCTTAAGCAGTACGGCAGATACGATTGTTGTTACGACGAACGCCAATGGTTTCTATCGTATCAACAAGATAAAAGGTGAGCATATCAGTGTAACTTACAGTATGCTGGGGCATCAAATCGTTAAGAAGACTTTTCCCGCTAACCGTTTTATAGATCAGATTTTTGCGCCAAAGGTTACTCTCCATCCGCAGGCCAACTTAATCCCAGAGGTACGGGTGATGAAATACATTCCGATAGTCAATAAGGGAGATACTATACAGTTTAATATGAAGGCCTTTTCATTTCCACAGCGATCGCTGCTCGAAGAGGCGTTAAAGAACATTCCGGGATTTCAAGTTTTGCGTGATGGGACGCCATTTTACAATGGCCAAATAATTACCGGGGTACAAGTTGATGGCCGAAAATTCTTCGGAGGTGATGTGCTAACCGCGACGAGGAATCTTCCTACTGAATTTGTCAAGCAGATTGAAGTAATCAATGATTACGGTACTGCATCAGCAGAGAAAGGAATCAAGAATACGGAGCCCGAAAAAATCATTAATATCATCTTAGAAGATAATAAGAAGAAAATTACGTTCGGACAAGGGACGCTTGGCGGTGGAACGCGCGAGCGATATTTGGGTAGTTTGGGTATCAATAAATTTAATGATGGTCAAGAGATCTCTGTTGTTGGGTCCTTAAATAATACCAATACCAGTTTGTTCGCATTTGGTTCTCCTAATGGTGCCGGTGGCAGAGCAACTTCGCTCGGGGAGTTCGGCGACTACGCTGATCAATCTGATGGCTTGAATAAGCTGGGGTCTGTAGGTGTCAGCTTTTCTGATAATTGGGGGAAAGACATACAGATATCTGGAGGCTATAACTATCAAAGCCGTCACAATCTGACAGAAGGTAACTCTTTATTAACTTCTTCCTATAGCAATTTTAAGATCCATAAGAAAGAGGATTATAGTACTACGACCCTAGATAACTATCACAAATTATTCTTTGAAATCAATTCTAAATTTAAGAATCAGGATATATTTAAAATCAAACCTACGATTACCTACAACAGAACTTTTGTAGATAATAATAAATATACCACCCGCCAGAATTATAGAGTTAGCGAAAGTGGTGAACAGAAAGATAGTTCTGTGAATTCTACGCCGACGGCAGAGGTGTTGATGTTCTATTCCAAGTATTTCAAGAAACCGGGAAGAAAGTTAGTAGGTGATTTTAGATTTAATTTTCAAACGATAGGGAAGGATGAACGTGTCACAGAGAGCTACGTTATTTATGATACGACCAGCGTGAACCCATCTATCAGTATGTTTGAACAGGAGCAAATTGTTGATGCACGAAACGATCTTAATACGATTAAATCATCTGTTTCGTATGTAGAGCCTTTTTTCAAGCACAGTCTTTTGGAGGTTTCCTACGATATTGACATTACGGATATCGAGGCACGCCGGATGGTTAGAAAGGAACCATTCGAAATAATAGATTCCTTAGGCGTTGAGTATGCTTATCAGTTTCGGAGCTTTAAAACCGGATTAAACTATCAGTATGAACCCAATAATAGATTCCGTGTTAATTTGGGCTTTGCGGTCCAGCCTCTTAGTCTAGATGGTAAAGTTAAGGGAGATTCAGCGACTTACAATTACAGTAATGTAAACCTTATTCCAACGACAAACGTTCGATACAAGGTAAATGATGAGCTTGATTTACAATTTTCCTACCTTGGGAAAAACAATCAGCCCAATTTCCTGCATATTTCGCCAGTGCGTGATAACTCCAATTCCAGAAATATTATCGTTGGTAATCCTGCATTGAAGGCCGAATTCTATAATAAGATTTCTACTAGCCTGCGTAAGTTCGTTACGAATAGGGGCCAATATTTCGAAACCAGCTTCGCTTATACCTTTATCAATAATAAGATCGTAAGTACAAAAAAGTCAGTATCCAAAGAGTCGACTATACAGGAAACCTCTTTTGAAAATACAAACGGTTATTACGATGTTCGGTGGAACTACCTATTTAATACGCCAGTTATCAACGACAATTTCCAGCTTGATCTAAATGGTGATGTTGAATATTATAACAACCTTTCTTTTATTGATACCAGAAAGAGTACAACTCGACAATTGCTTTTTAATCAAAACCTGCAGTTCCGTTATAACTGGAATGAGTACTTCGAGTCGGTGTTCAATACCAACTATTTCTTGAATAGAGCTATTTACGAATTGCCATATCGGAATAAGATTGCGGCGCATTCTTTTCTTTTAAGCTTAGGTGGCAAAGGGTATATCAGCAATAAGTTCGTGTTAGGCGCAGAGATGTCGCAGCGATTCTACAACGGGTATGTTAGTGAGTTGAGTGACGTGAATCCAACAATCATCAATACTTACCTAGAGTACACCTTTATGAAGAATAATCTAGCATTGCTTCGCTTGCAATGCTTTGACCTGCTTGATCAAAATAAAAATGTCGGCGTATTGACAGAATATGCGGGGAATGATGTTTTCGAATCTAGAAATAACAGATTAGGGCGCTATTTGATGTTGACACTCAATATCAGATTGCAATCCTATCCAAATAAAAAATAA
- a CDS encoding ferritin: MKDLLKLKTSISEEIENILNAQVKVEAHSSSLYLAMSAWCDDQGLDNAAAFFAKQSDEERAHMLKIFNYISARGGRAISPEVTNVPVDFESFRGVFEQTLEQEMFVTEQFNKIADKCMKAKDFVTFNFIQWFLEEQVEEEYVARRILELFDVIGEDGTGRWEIDRHLVKVTFDGE, encoded by the coding sequence ATGAAAGATTTATTGAAATTAAAAACATCCATCTCCGAGGAGATCGAAAACATATTAAATGCACAAGTTAAAGTTGAAGCACACTCATCATCATTGTACTTAGCAATGTCAGCATGGTGTGACGATCAAGGATTAGATAATGCTGCAGCATTCTTTGCAAAGCAATCTGACGAAGAGCGTGCTCATATGTTGAAGATCTTTAACTACATCTCAGCAAGAGGTGGCCGTGCGATCTCTCCTGAAGTTACTAACGTTCCTGTAGACTTCGAATCGTTCAGAGGTGTATTCGAGCAGACATTAGAACAAGAGATGTTTGTGACCGAACAATTTAACAAGATTGCTGATAAGTGTATGAAAGCGAAGGACTTCGTAACGTTCAACTTTATTCAATGGTTCTTAGAGGAACAAGTTGAAGAAGAGTATGTTGCTCGTCGTATTCTTGAGCTATTCGACGTAATCGGAGAAGACGGAACTGGAAGATGGGAAATTGACCGTCATCTAGTAAAAGTAACTTTCGACGGAGAATAA
- the hpf gene encoding ribosome hibernation-promoting factor, HPF/YfiA family: MNITVQSIKFNADQKLIEFIKKRSEKLNQFLDNIIEGACYLRLENVDDEANKVVELKFNVPGNQLFAKAQAKTFEEATDVAIESIRRQINKHKTKTRTNASNHKEILNQEEEF, translated from the coding sequence ATGAACATTACAGTGCAATCTATTAAATTTAATGCAGACCAAAAGTTAATTGAGTTCATTAAGAAGAGATCAGAGAAGTTAAATCAGTTTTTGGACAACATCATCGAGGGCGCATGCTATTTGCGTTTAGAAAATGTTGATGACGAAGCAAACAAGGTAGTCGAGTTAAAATTTAATGTTCCCGGCAATCAGTTGTTCGCTAAGGCACAAGCAAAGACTTTCGAAGAAGCCACAGATGTTGCTATCGAATCGATCCGACGACAGATTAATAAGCACAAAACAAAAACACGAACAAACGCAAGTAACCACAAAGAGATATTAAATCAAGAAGAAGAATTCTAA
- a CDS encoding tyrosine-type recombinase/integrase produces MYKESFITYLRFEKHYSVHTLTAYEKEIDQFLAFADQESYTFDAIDFKFLRYYFSTLRESKKEARSINRSISALKSYYKYLLREGLVERNPMSLIKALKVPQKLPTIVEKEKMVSLLDQIEGELSSFEDLRDFIVLELLFGTGIRVSELVSIKEIDVDFYNKKILIFGKRSKERFAPINNTLLEELKRYMLEKKQQNFQNIIPELVVTKEGKPAYRELIYRIVKRYLSMITSQKKRSPHVLRHTFATALLDNGADLNAIKELLGHAGLSATQVYTHNSAERLKSIYKQAHPKA; encoded by the coding sequence ATGTATAAGGAAAGTTTTATAACATATCTAAGATTTGAAAAGCATTATTCGGTGCATACCTTGACCGCCTATGAGAAAGAAATAGATCAATTTCTAGCTTTCGCGGACCAAGAGTCGTATACCTTTGATGCTATCGATTTCAAATTTCTCCGTTATTATTTTTCGACGCTACGAGAGTCTAAAAAGGAGGCTCGATCAATTAATCGTTCCATCTCCGCTTTGAAATCCTATTATAAATATCTACTTCGCGAGGGTTTGGTAGAGCGCAACCCAATGTCGTTGATTAAAGCATTGAAAGTGCCGCAGAAATTGCCGACGATCGTTGAAAAAGAAAAGATGGTTAGCCTGCTGGATCAAATTGAAGGGGAACTGAGCAGTTTTGAAGATTTACGCGATTTTATCGTGCTTGAACTACTATTTGGAACAGGTATCCGTGTATCGGAATTAGTGTCGATTAAAGAAATAGATGTTGACTTTTATAATAAAAAAATACTTATATTCGGAAAAAGGAGCAAAGAGCGTTTTGCGCCTATCAACAACACTTTACTAGAAGAACTGAAACGGTATATGTTGGAAAAAAAACAACAGAACTTTCAAAACATTATACCGGAGTTAGTCGTTACCAAAGAAGGAAAGCCTGCTTATCGGGAGCTCATTTATAGAATCGTTAAAAGGTATCTCAGTATGATTACTTCACAGAAAAAAAGAAGTCCTCATGTGCTCAGACACACCTTCGCGACAGCGCTCTTAGATAATGGGGCAGATTTGAATGCAATTAAAGAGTTATTAGGTCACGCTGGGTTGTCGGCGACACAAGTATATACCCATAACTCAGCTGAACGTTTGAAATCAATTTATAAACAAGCCCATCCAAAGGCTTAA
- the fbaA gene encoding class II fructose-bisphosphate aldolase, translated as MSLKDFKGVLTGDQVQELFEIAKREKFALPAVNVIGTDSINAVMETAKKVNSPVIIQLSNGGAQFYAGKSLNNDGLQACILGAVSAAQHVHLLAEHYGVAVILHTDHAAKKLLPWIDGLLDAGEKFFAQHGKPLFSSHMLDLSEEPIEENIEISKKYLERMKPLGMTVEIELGVTGGEEDGVDNSDVDSSKLYTQPEEVAYAFEELGKVSDKFTVAAAFGNVHGVYKPGNVKLQPVILHNSQEFIREKFNLTAEKPVNFVFHGGSGSSPEEIAEAISYGAIKMNIDTDMQWAFWDGVRAYEAKNRDYLQGQIGNPEGSDSPNKKYYDPRVWLRKGEEAFVTRLTQAFEELNAIDVNSKL; from the coding sequence ATGAGCCTAAAAGATTTCAAAGGTGTTTTAACCGGCGATCAAGTACAAGAGTTATTTGAGATTGCTAAAAGAGAGAAATTTGCTTTACCAGCGGTAAACGTTATTGGAACGGATTCCATCAATGCCGTTATGGAAACAGCAAAAAAAGTTAATTCACCAGTAATTATACAGTTATCAAATGGTGGAGCGCAGTTTTATGCGGGTAAATCATTAAACAATGATGGATTGCAAGCTTGCATTTTAGGAGCGGTATCTGCTGCGCAGCACGTACATTTATTAGCAGAACACTATGGTGTTGCTGTTATCTTGCATACGGATCATGCTGCTAAAAAGCTTTTACCATGGATCGATGGTTTATTAGATGCTGGCGAGAAATTCTTCGCACAACATGGCAAGCCTTTGTTCTCATCTCATATGTTAGATCTTTCGGAAGAACCAATTGAAGAGAATATCGAAATTTCTAAAAAGTATTTAGAGCGCATGAAACCACTAGGTATGACTGTGGAAATCGAGTTGGGTGTAACAGGTGGAGAAGAGGATGGCGTGGATAATTCGGATGTGGATAGCTCAAAATTATATACACAACCTGAAGAGGTTGCTTATGCTTTCGAAGAGTTAGGAAAAGTTTCTGATAAATTTACTGTAGCTGCAGCATTCGGAAATGTGCATGGGGTTTATAAACCAGGTAATGTGAAGTTACAGCCTGTTATTCTTCATAACTCGCAAGAGTTTATTCGTGAGAAATTCAATTTAACAGCAGAGAAGCCTGTGAACTTCGTGTTCCACGGAGGTTCGGGTTCATCGCCTGAGGAAATTGCTGAGGCGATCTCTTATGGTGCTATTAAAATGAACATCGATACAGATATGCAATGGGCATTCTGGGATGGCGTTCGTGCATACGAAGCGAAGAACCGTGATTACTTGCAAGGTCAAATCGGTAACCCAGAAGGGTCTGATTCTCCAAACAAGAAATACTATGACCCACGTGTTTGGTTAAGAAAAGGTGAAGAAGCATTCGTTACGCGTTTGACACAAGCTTTCGAAGAGTTGAATGCAATTGATGTGAACAGCAAATTATAA
- a CDS encoding ArsC family reductase, giving the protein MLQVYGIKNCNTVKKALDWLNENKKDYVFHDYKKEPATLEKLERWEKEIAWEALVNKKGTTWKKLSAEEQTKVQDADTANQVLLANNSMIKRPLIESPQGILLGFDEEEYKAKL; this is encoded by the coding sequence ATGCTACAGGTATACGGAATTAAAAATTGCAACACGGTTAAGAAAGCGCTCGACTGGTTAAATGAAAACAAAAAAGACTATGTTTTTCATGATTATAAGAAGGAACCGGCAACCCTCGAAAAATTAGAACGATGGGAAAAAGAAATAGCATGGGAAGCCTTAGTGAATAAAAAAGGAACCACCTGGAAGAAGCTCAGCGCAGAAGAGCAAACAAAAGTGCAAGACGCCGATACTGCAAATCAAGTATTACTCGCAAACAACAGCATGATTAAGCGTCCCTTAATCGAGTCGCCACAGGGAATTTTATTAGGCTTTGATGAGGAGGAATACAAAGCAAAACTTTAA
- a CDS encoding M1 family metallopeptidase, translating to MKRTIFKWTLASLMIGFFGQQESIAQTKESQYNYKEAFNPIFYSNNGSPYRSASGKPGHQYWQNAASYDIKVSLNDQTHEVKGTVKISYTNNSPDELAFIWLQIEQNLFNQESIGQATVPLSNSRYGDAGSSFNGGYTLSNIKDQSGKELKNSINDTRMRIDLPTPLAANGGKTEFSLDFSYIVPEYGADRTGILPTANGDIYAIAQWYPKVAVYDDVLGWNSLPYTGPGEFYMEYGDFNVEITAPANHIVVMGGELLNPQDVWTKDQLDRYNKAKDSDKTVLIRSESEVSNANSRPQKKTLTWKYRLENARDVAWASSKAFIIDAAKINLPSGKKSLALSAYPKESNGGNAWERSTEYTKASIEYYSKKWMEYPYPVAINVASNVGGMEYPAIVFCGNRAKAASLWGVTDHEFGHIWFPMIVGSNERLHAWMDEGFNTFINELSTEVFNKGEYNRPMGTKNSMTQVLMNPALEPVMTTPQGMKERNIGILAYYKPAFALRILRDEVLGAERFDNAFKKYIEHWAYKHPTPDDFFRTIENETGENLAWFWRGWFLNNWALDQAITDVHYQDLDPTKGAIISISNLEKMAMPVVIEATTVSGKKVRTKLPVEIWERNQSWRFLLNTTEKLTSVKIDPDGVYPDSNPENNSWKSK from the coding sequence ATGAAGAGAACAATTTTTAAATGGACACTAGCAAGTCTTATGATCGGTTTCTTCGGTCAACAGGAAAGCATTGCCCAAACAAAAGAAAGTCAATATAATTATAAGGAAGCTTTCAACCCTATATTCTACAGTAACAACGGATCGCCCTATCGTTCGGCTTCAGGAAAACCGGGCCATCAATACTGGCAGAACGCGGCGAGCTACGATATAAAGGTTAGCTTGAACGACCAAACACATGAGGTTAAAGGAACGGTCAAGATATCGTATACCAATAACAGTCCGGATGAATTAGCATTTATCTGGCTTCAGATAGAACAAAATCTCTTTAACCAGGAATCCATCGGACAGGCAACTGTTCCCTTGAGCAACAGCCGATATGGCGATGCTGGCTCAAGTTTCAATGGCGGTTATACGTTAAGCAATATCAAAGATCAAAGCGGCAAAGAACTGAAAAACAGTATAAACGATACGAGAATGCGTATTGATCTGCCGACTCCGCTCGCGGCAAATGGTGGAAAGACTGAGTTTAGCTTAGATTTCTCTTATATCGTGCCGGAATACGGCGCCGACCGCACCGGAATACTTCCAACCGCAAATGGCGACATTTATGCCATTGCGCAATGGTATCCTAAGGTAGCTGTTTATGACGATGTGTTAGGATGGAACAGCCTGCCCTATACTGGACCTGGCGAATTCTATATGGAGTACGGAGATTTCAACGTTGAAATTACCGCCCCGGCAAACCATATCGTCGTGATGGGCGGCGAGCTATTAAACCCGCAGGACGTTTGGACCAAGGATCAACTAGACCGTTATAACAAAGCAAAAGACAGCGATAAAACGGTCCTTATCCGCTCCGAAAGCGAAGTTAGCAATGCTAATTCGCGACCACAGAAGAAAACGCTGACTTGGAAATATCGTTTAGAGAATGCGCGTGATGTCGCTTGGGCTTCATCGAAAGCCTTCATCATCGACGCTGCGAAAATCAATCTGCCGAGCGGCAAAAAGTCGCTAGCGCTTTCAGCATATCCGAAAGAAAGTAATGGCGGCAACGCATGGGAGCGATCGACAGAATATACCAAAGCGTCCATCGAATACTATTCAAAGAAATGGATGGAATACCCCTACCCGGTTGCTATCAACGTAGCATCGAATGTCGGAGGTATGGAATACCCTGCGATTGTATTCTGTGGAAACCGCGCAAAGGCGGCTAGCCTCTGGGGCGTTACTGACCACGAATTCGGGCATATCTGGTTCCCGATGATCGTCGGTTCCAACGAACGCTTGCACGCATGGATGGACGAAGGATTTAACACCTTCATCAATGAACTTTCAACTGAAGTCTTCAACAAAGGGGAATACAACCGCCCAATGGGAACTAAAAACTCGATGACACAAGTATTGATGAATCCTGCATTAGAACCCGTGATGACTACCCCTCAAGGTATGAAGGAAAGAAATATAGGTATCCTAGCCTACTATAAACCTGCCTTCGCACTAAGAATATTGCGTGATGAGGTTTTAGGTGCAGAACGATTCGACAATGCTTTCAAAAAATATATCGAACACTGGGCATATAAGCACCCGACTCCCGATGATTTCTTCCGTACAATAGAAAATGAGACCGGCGAAAATCTTGCATGGTTTTGGAGGGGTTGGTTCCTCAACAACTGGGCTTTAGATCAAGCAATTACAGACGTTCATTACCAAGATTTAGACCCAACGAAGGGTGCAATAATCAGCATCAGCAACTTAGAAAAAATGGCGATGCCAGTCGTAATCGAAGCGACAACTGTTAGCGGCAAGAAAGTGCGTACTAAATTGCCTGTAGAAATTTGGGAAAGAAACCAATCATGGCGATTTTTGTTGAATACTACAGAGAAGCTTACTTCAGTAAAGATCGATCCGGATGGCGTTTATCCAGATAGCAATCCTGAAAACAACAGCTGGAAATCAAAATAA